Proteins from a single region of Hydra vulgaris chromosome 12, alternate assembly HydraT2T_AEP:
- the LOC136087993 gene encoding uncharacterized protein LOC136087993 produces MFIYLESQIDDVNFVAELDSKVKTLSKNNVELKITLNKAIASAYVSQYISFEKLKDDNSLLSFYTGLPNANLFLWYLSLFNDFVKPMTNIPMEDHLLLILMKIKLGFLNKDLSCRFGFSESTVTRIYRAWLPIIAENVKFLIVWAEKHVLRRNFPTSFRKKFYNCVAIIDCMEIFIERPFSLYARAQTWSNYKNNNTIKYLIGITPSGAVSFLSPGWGGRVSDKEITIKSGFLEKITHGDCVLADRGFTLVEEFATQGGILKLPKFT; encoded by the coding sequence atgtttatttatttagaatctCAGATTGATGAtgttaattttgttgctgaGCTAGATTCCAAAGTCAAAACGTTGAGTAAAAACAATGTTGAATTAAAGATTACCTTAAACAAAGCCATAGCATCAGCATATGTTTCTCAGtatatttcatttgaaaaactaaaagatgATAATtcacttttatctttttatactGGTTTGCcaaatgcaaatttatttttgtggtatttatcattatttaatgattttgtaAAACCAATGACAAATATACCAATGGAAGAccatttattgttaatattaatgaaaatcaaacttggatttttaaataaagacttGAGCTGTAGATTTGGGTTTTCTGAGTCAACAGTTACTAGAATATATAGAGCTTGGCTTCCAATTATTGCTgaaaatgtaaagtttttaattgtttgggCAGAAAAGCATGTTTTGAGAAGAAATTTTCCAACAAGTTTTcgcaaaaagttttataattgtgTCGCGATAATTGATTGtatggaaatatttattgaaagaCCTTTTAGTCTTTATGCTCGAGCCCAAACTTggtcaaattataaaaacaacaacactaTTAAATATCTCATTGGTATAACTCCATCAGGTGCTGTAAGTTTTTTATCACCTGGATGGGGTGGCAGAGTGTCAGATAAAGAGATTACAATTAAATCcggatttttagaaaaaataacccATGGAGATTGTGTACTTGCTGATAGAGGATTTACCCTTGTTGAAGAATTTGCTACACAGGGAGggattttaaaattaccaaaattCACCTAA